One genomic region from Bufo bufo chromosome 3, aBufBuf1.1, whole genome shotgun sequence encodes:
- the LOC120994427 gene encoding gastrula zinc finger protein XlCGF66.1-like isoform X3: MVLCIADPPRMNKERNLMAARILDLTLEIIYLITGEDYTVVKKSSGECVTPHVSGGWSRTPGAITETPPHSLIHEQKIIELTNRITELLTGEVPIRCQDVAVYFSMEEWEYLEGHKDLYKDVMMKDHQPLTSPDEFNRRNIPERCPSPLYSQDCSEGKQNVPRDHQVKFLQILKILW, from the exons ATGGTGCTTTGCATCGCTGACCCACCAAGGATGAACAAGGAGAGAAACCTGATGGCtgcaagaatattagacctcaccctagagatcatctacctgataactggagag gattacacagtagtgaagaagtcgtctggtgagtgtgtgacaccccatgtgtcaggaggatggagcaggaCCCCAGGAGCCATCACCGAGACTCCACCTCATtcactgatacatgagcagaagatcataGAACTTACCAAcaggatcactgagctgctgaccggagag gttcctataaggtgtcaggatgtcgctgtaTATTTCTCCATGgaagagtgggagtatttagaagggcacaaggatctgtacaaggacgtcatgatgaaGGATCACCAGCCCCTCACATCACCGG atGAGTTTAATAGAAGAAATATACCAGAGAGATGTCCAAGTCCTCTATATTCCCAGGATTGTTCAGAGGGAAAGCAAAATGTCCCACGGGATCATCAGGTGAAATTTCTACAAATCCTCAAGATATTGTG GTGA